The Vicia villosa cultivar HV-30 ecotype Madison, WI linkage group LG1, Vvil1.0, whole genome shotgun sequence genome includes a region encoding these proteins:
- the LOC131611512 gene encoding probable xyloglucan endotransglucosylase/hydrolase protein 8, giving the protein MDAKSSFSLVLFIAAIIASAYYDSAEAAMTKGSFEDNFSIMWSEDHFTTSDDGQIWNLSLDNNTGCGFQTKQKYRFGWFSMKLKLVGGDSAGVVTAYYMCSENGAGPTRDEIDFEFLGNRTGQPYLIQTNVYKNGTGNREMRHMLWFDPTEDYHTYSILWNNHQLVFFVDRVPIRVFKNNEKPNDFFPNEKPMYLFSSVWNADEWATRGGLEKTNWKLAPFVSSYKDFSVDACQWEDPYPKCVSTTTKNWWDQYDAWHLSGDQKMDYAWVQRNLVIYDYCNDSERFPTLPEECSLSPWE; this is encoded by the exons ATGGATGCAAAATCTTCATTTTCCCTTGTTCTTTTCATTGCAGCTATCATAGCTTCTGCTTATTATGATTCAGCTGAAGCTGCTATGACTAAGGGATCTTTTGAAGATAATTTCAGCATAATGTGGTCTGAAGATCATTTCACTACCTCTGATGATGGACAGATCTGGAATCTCTCCTTAGACAATAACACAG GATGCggatttcaaacaaaacaaaaatatagaTTTGGTTGGTTTAGTATGAAGCTGAAATTGGTAGGAGGTGATTCTGCTGGTGTTGTCACAGCTTATTAT ATGTGTTCAGAAAATGGTGCCGGGCCAACAAGAGATGAAATTGATTTCGAGTTTTTGGGAAATAGAACAGGACAACCTTATTTGATTCAGACAAATGTGTACAAGAATGGAACCGGTAATCGCGAGATGAGACATATGCTATGGTTTGATCCAACTGAGGATTATCACACATATTCAATCCTATGGAATAATCACCAGCTAGT GTTTTTTGTGGACCGAGTTCCGATAAGAGTATTCAAGAACAACGAAAAACCGAACGATTTCTTCCCGAATGAGAAACCAATGTACTTGTTTTCAAGCGTATGGAACGCGGACGAATGGGCGACGAGAGGTGGACTTGAAAAAACAAACTGGAAATTGGCACCATTTGTGTCATCCTACAAAGACTTCAGTGTTGATGCTTGTCAATGGGAAGATCCATATCCTAAATGTGTTTCAACCACAACCAAAAACTGGTGGGATCAATATGATGCTTGGCATCTATCAGGTGATCAGAAAATGGATTATGCTTGGGTTCAAAGAAACCTAGTGATTTATGATTATTGCAATGATTCGGAACGTTTTCCGACTTTGCCTGAAGAGTGTTCATTGAGTCCATGGGAGTAA
- the LOC131648547 gene encoding uncharacterized protein LOC131648547 — protein MMLRVPQRCHPRRRHHGTSSTFTHVSVPLKGDAESAVPLPAGHEDESVPEPIWYPGGPIDASLLTWYEDHEARRIWDGDDRDPQRFYNHGRKIAGLAQPNELWFQDVLAASCLKDLCQVGYTMIHNGMLMAFAERWNSETSSFHLPHGEITIILDDVACLRHLPIRGTLLGQGWMTKEQAMKMLITELGCDLNDALEEVERTRGAHAAGDEVEANIHRERALRCLWKTRTMAGSYTLLVGEVSTYTELMPRPSRFSPRRGNQEPLLYRRVLDRIAVEDVRYDCYAEYWKTIPFDEIELYSRLLAANLAILVCYLLERVMRQFGYAQTIPRDPIVSAPITMTRRQLDEVFADWEHHMVPEEARTKRAESD, from the exons ATGATGCTAAGGGTTCCTCAAAGATGCCACCCCCGCAGACGTCATCATGGCACTTCTTCTACTTTTACTCATGTGTCTGTGCCATTGAAGGGCGATGCAGAATCTGCCGTGCCACTTCCGGCGGGACACGAGGATGAGTCGGTGCCAGAGCCTATCTGGTACCCTGGGGGTCCTATAGACGCATCCCTTTTGACATGGTATGAAGATCATGAAGCTAGGCGTATATGGGATGGAGAt gaTAGGGATCCGCAGAGATTCTACAACCACGGTCGGAAGATTGCGGGTCTTGCGCAGCCTAACGAGTTGTGGTTCCAGGATGTACTAGCAGCTTCTTGCCTGAAGGACCTCTGTCAGGTGGGCTACACGATGATACATAATGGGATGCTGATGGCATTTGCGGAGAGATGGAATTCAGAGACTTCCTCATTTCATCTTCCTCACGGCGAGATTACCATCATTCTAGATGATGTGGCATGCCTCCGACATCTACCTATCAGGGGTACCCTCCTTGGTCAGGGTTGGATGACGAAGGAGCAAGCAATGAAGATGTTGATTACTGAGCTGGGGTGCGATCTGAATGACGCacttgaggaggtggagaggactCGCGGGGCGCAT GCTGCTGGCGACGAGGTGGAGGCGAATATACACAGAGAGCGGGCACTGAGGTGCTTGTGGAAGACAAGGACGATGGCAGGCAGCTATACTCttttagtg GGAGAGGTGTCAACCTACACTGAGCTCATGCCGCGTCCCAGTAGATTCAGCCCCCGCAGAGGGAACCAGGAGCCTCTACTATACAGGCGCGTACTTGATCGCATTGCTGTCGAGGACGTACGTTATGACTGCTATGCTGAGTACTGGAAGACGATTCCCTTTGATGAGATAGAACTGTATTCTAGATTGTTGGCCGCCAACTTGGCCATCCTTGTATGTTATCTTCTGGAGCGCGTCATGCGTCAGTTTGGCTACGCACAGACAATACCTCGCGACCCTATAGTCTCAGCTCCTATCACCATGACCCGTCGGCAGTTAGATGAGGTATTTGCAGACtgggagcatcacatggttcctGAGGAGGCTCGGACGAAGAGAGCAGAGAGCGACTAG